GCTATAAACCTTTATAAGAATGCTATTGCGGCAGATTCAAATTTTATAGAAGCCTATGTGGATATGGCTAATGTTTGGCATATGGGCGGCTCCGTTTGGGGTTTTTACGAGGAGCAAATTGCTTGGGGTAATGCGAAAGCATTATTGGAACAAGCTCTAAAAATAGAACCAACGAATTTACGCGTTGAAGAAGAGCTAAATACAGGACGATTTTTTTATGATTGGAATTTTGAACTTGTAGAGAAATTTTATAAAAAAATATTAGATGATTCCATCCTAGACAAACCATCTGTTATTTCTCTAGATTACCCTATAAAAACCGGAAGACCAGAAAAAACTCTGGAGACCGTTCAAGATTTAAAGATAAATGATCCATCAAACGTATTTTATCCATTTTTTAAAGCAGAGGCTATGTTTTATTTAGGCTCTAATGATGAGGCCTTAAAAATATTAACGCAATCAGACCCTTTTTATACGGATAACTGGTTTTATTTACGAGAATCTACCAAGTTATATTATTATTTGGGAGCATATGAAAAATCGAGGATTCAACTTGAAAAAGTAGTAACTAAATTTTCAGATTATCCACCAATACTAATGTGGTTTAACGCTGTCTACGCTAAAATGGAGGGTGAGAATTCGGAAGTAAATAAGCATTTAAACGAGTTGCAAAACGAGTACAAAAAAGGTTCGTCAGGCAGCCCAGCATGGTTTATCGCCCTCTATTATGCCCATATTAATGATTATGAAAGAACTTTTGAATGGCTTCAAAAATCGTATGATAGGCATGAAGTAGAAATGACCTGGCTACGGGAAGAACCATTATTAGCACCTATTAGAAATGATTTGCGATACAGAGAACTGTACGATAAGGTCGGGTTTTCCAACATCGAGTTACCTATTAAATCTTCTTCGCAACACTAGATTTTCCATCTTATTTCAACAATTTTTGAAGGTTTTGCACCATAATTTAAACTGTTGATTTAAAGCTTAATAGGTTTGGAACATATTTGTAATAAGTGCATTGTAATTCTTTAAATCTTTGTTTTGATGAGTCTATGGATAGTTAGACGAAAACTAAAACATGAACTTTTAATAGGGTGACGAGCTATTTGTGCTATCCTTTGATTAAAACGTTCCATCTTATAAATTCGTTTGCATTTATACTGTTGATAGTCAATGTTTTAAGTGTACTATAAACCCAAAATTTTCAAATCATGCCATTATTTATGGACATACACAAGGTAGATTCCGATGACTTCACTGTCAAAGACGTTATTCAGGCCCATTTACATGATCTTGCTGTACAAGAGCGTTTCGGAGTTATTCAACGTAAGTATTGGGTGAACGAAGAGAACAAAATGGTGTTTTGCCTAATGGAAGGCCCAAATAAAGAAGCCTGTCACAAAACGCACGCGGAATCACATGGTATGACCGCCTGTAATATCATTGAAGTTTCTGATGATGAGTACAATATTTTTATGGCACAGGGAAGCACCCAAAAGGAAGATTTAGCCTATACTGCGAATGGTGACCTTGATACGGGTTTCAGAACAATAATGCTAATAAGTACATCGGACTTTTCAGGAAATTACCGGCATTATATAAAGGAGACAAGAAGTTTGATTGATAAATTTCATGGAAAAATAGTGCGCCAGCCTAATGAAGATGAGACCATGGCATCTTTTCTGTTAGCTTCCGATGCCATTATAGCGGCAATGGCTATTGCTAATTTACTACAGACCATTCCGGTTAATTTTGAATACCGATTGGCCCTAGTCAGTGGTAGTCCTGTTGATGAAAAAGGAGTAGACCTATTTGAGGAAACCAAAAAAAAGGTACGCACTCTTTGTTGGGTAGGATTGAGCAAAGTAGTCTATATGGATGCCATTACAGAGGTGCTTTCCCATAAAGAATCGAACACACCCAAGATAAATCACGCTCATGTGAAAATTGTAAACGCGACCGATTTTTTGTTCTGTGAAAAACTGTCCTTAATTTTAAATAATGAATTGAATGACCCCAATTTCAAAGGCGACGTACTTAGTCATCAATTACACCTAAGCAAGGCGCAGACGTATAGAAAAATAAAATCGCTTACTGGTATGTCGCCTAATACGATGATACGAGAACTGCGGCTCCGAAAATCACTCAGGGCTTTAAAGTGCAATGACCAAACCGTAGCCGAAATTGCATATGATTTGGGTTTTAATAGTCCCACATATTTTACAAGGGTCTTTAGAAACCGGTATGATGTGCTTCCCACATCTTTTGCCAGATTAAATGCCGTCTAAGAGTAATTTTTGTATGTATAGTCCATGTTTCTTTTGTTGTTGAATAGAATATGATGTTGGTTTTAAGACCCTTATATAATTTGGCAATCGGGTTTGCAAAGTTTTTCAATTTCTAAGTTTTATAGTGTTTGAACCAGATGAACCATTTGTTTCATCTTTTGAGATAAAAAGTACAAGCGTGTTTCAAATGTTCGAACCTTTGAAACAAAACTTACATTTCTCCGGCATTTCCTATTGTAGTTTTACATTAATAAATTGAAGTAAGACCATAGATCTCTTACTGATTATATTCCCTCCTAAACATTATTGGAATACAACGGGACACCCAATGTCCGCTAGAAAGTACTGCCCAATTTTTGGTTTGCAATACATAGAATAACAGAGAGTAATTATAATGGAAACGGTAAAAAAATATCGGTTTTGTAAAAATGTCAAGAGGTTGAGAAAGAGGCTTTCTATTCCCTTTGTGACACTGTTGCTACTATCTCTTTTTTTGCTTTGGACGTGTTGGGGAGGATTGTTTACTGGTTACATAAACCAGAGCGTATTCAATGAAATGTACGATATGAATTATGACATTTCAAAGCTGACAAATTCCGATGAAGATGAACTAATAAAGCAAGGATATGAGGTATTCCGGAATACCTCAAAATAT
This genomic interval from Zobellia roscoffensis contains the following:
- a CDS encoding nickel-binding protein codes for the protein MPLFMDIHKVDSDDFTVKDVIQAHLHDLAVQERFGVIQRKYWVNEENKMVFCLMEGPNKEACHKTHAESHGMTACNIIEVSDDEYNIFMAQGSTQKEDLAYTANGDLDTGFRTIMLISTSDFSGNYRHYIKETRSLIDKFHGKIVRQPNEDETMASFLLASDAIIAAMAIANLLQTIPVNFEYRLALVSGSPVDEKGVDLFEETKKKVRTLCWVGLSKVVYMDAITEVLSHKESNTPKINHAHVKIVNATDFLFCEKLSLILNNELNDPNFKGDVLSHQLHLSKAQTYRKIKSLTGMSPNTMIRELRLRKSLRALKCNDQTVAEIAYDLGFNSPTYFTRVFRNRYDVLPTSFARLNAV